CTTGGATGGTTGTCATCGGCAGTTCCTTGACCATCATTCTCGGGCGCATGGTTTTTGGCGGTTATGGTGGCAGCCCACTTTGCGCCCCGGCCATGGGCTGGGCCATTCTGACCATATCTTGGCCTGATTTCATGGATTTGAATGGAATGCTGCTTTCTTGGGATCGCATCGAGCCATTGAGCGAGCTAAAGTATTTTGGGCTCGACGCCGTGGCCGCGATTTCACCCATGAGCTTGTTGCTCGGTGATCATTTGGGTGCCTTGGGCGCTTCCCAGGCGTTGATGATTTTGGTGGGCGGCGGATACCTTTTGGCCACGGGCGTGTTGCGGTGGTTTGTCCCGGTTTCCTTTTTAGCAGGGGCGTTTTTGACCGGGCTTGTCTATAACCTGATCGACCCCAATGCATACGCCTCGCCATTGTTTCATGTGCTTTCTGGCAGCACCCTCCTGGCGGCATTTTTTCTCATGCCCTACCCATCATCTTCGCCAGCTTGGCGCCTTCCGATGCTGTTGTACGGCTTTTTTGGTGGGGCGCTGGCGATCGTTGTTCGAACCTATGGAATCTATCCCGATGGCGTGGTTTTTGCCGTTTTGTTGGCGAACCTCTGCACACCGCTCTTTGATCTGATTGAACCTAAACCCTTCGGCGGGAGGTAGCACGTCATGATGGAACTTGTACGCATGGTGGTAGTGCTTTCCGCCATCACCGGATTGGCGGGTTTTGTCCTGTCCGGCTTGAAGGTTTGGACGAATCCCATCATCGAGGAACAGGTCCTGATGAATGTCCAGGGTCCGGCCCTGAAGCAGATTTTTTTGCATGGCACCAATGACCCCATCGCAGACCGCAAGGTTCTGCCCAAACCCGGAGCCGAGGGAGAGACGGTCACGGTTTTTCCAACCATCAAGGATGGCAAATTGTTGGCCGTTGCCTTTGAGGGCGCGGGAAAAGGTTATGGCGGTGATGTCAATGTCCTGGTGGGGTTTGACGTGTCCTCGGATGCACTGGTTGGAATTTGCGTGACCACGCACAAGGAAACTCCAGGCCTTGGTTCGCGGATTCAAGAGCCTGCGTTTTCCAAGCAATTCAAGGGCAAGGACCCGGCCAAGGCCAGTCTCAAGAAGGATGGCGGCGATATCGACGCCATATCTGGGGCTACGTTTTCTTCCATCGGCACAGCCGACGCGGTCAAGCAGGCCGCCGGCTGGTATGCGGCCCTCAAGGATACCATCAAGACTTCCTGGTAGCCGCCACTCACCCCAAGGAGTTTGTTCATGGCTAATATGATGCAAGAATTCACCAAAGGGCTCTGGAAAGAGCTTCCCCCGTTTCGGCTGGTGCTTGGTCTTTGTCCTACACTGGCGGTGACAAACACCGCCAACAATGGGTTGGGCATGGGGGCAGCGGTTATTTTTGTTCTCGCTTTGTCCAATGTGATCATTTCATTGGTACGGAACATTATTCCCAAAAAAGTTCGGATTGTTTGTTTTATCGCTATCGCGGCATCGCTGGTCGTGGCCGTGGAAATGCTCATGCAGGCTTTTGCGTATCCACTCTATGAGCAGCTGGGCATTTTTGTCCCCCTGATCGTTGTCAACTGTATCATTCTCGGACGGGCTGAAGCCTTTGCCGCAAAAAATCCTCCCTTGCTATCCTTGGCGGATGGGTTGGGCATGGGGATAGGCTTCACCATCTCCTTGACATTTTTGGGCGCCATTCGCGAGCTTTTCGGCGCCGGATGCTTGTTCGGCGTTTCTTTGTTTGGTCCGGATTTTCATCCCTTCACTTTCATGGTTCAGGCCCCGGGAGCTTTTGTTTGTCTGGGGTTGATCTTGGCCGGGATGAATTATTTGAATCTGTGGCAAGCCAAGCGCAAGGGCCTCGAACTTGATCCCAATTTCGACGCTGGTTGTGCCGGCTGC
This is a stretch of genomic DNA from Deltaproteobacteria bacterium. It encodes these proteins:
- a CDS encoding electron transporter RnfD — encoded protein: MASQETSPNILSVSSAPFWHCGKTIQKTMLHTLLALLPAAIMAVYQYGYAAIEVMAWAGLAAVLTEALVQRIMEQAPSSDDFSALTDGILFAFLLPATLPAWMVVIGSSLTIILGRMVFGGYGGSPLCAPAMGWAILTISWPDFMDLNGMLLSWDRIEPLSELKYFGLDAVAAISPMSLLLGDHLGALGASQALMILVGGGYLLATGVLRWFVPVSFLAGAFLTGLVYNLIDPNAYASPLFHVLSGSTLLAAFFLMPYPSSSPAWRLPMLLYGFFGGALAIVVRTYGIYPDGVVFAVLLANLCTPLFDLIEPKPFGGR
- a CDS encoding RnfABCDGE type electron transport complex subunit G; translation: MMELVRMVVVLSAITGLAGFVLSGLKVWTNPIIEEQVLMNVQGPALKQIFLHGTNDPIADRKVLPKPGAEGETVTVFPTIKDGKLLAVAFEGAGKGYGGDVNVLVGFDVSSDALVGICVTTHKETPGLGSRIQEPAFSKQFKGKDPAKASLKKDGGDIDAISGATFSSIGTADAVKQAAGWYAALKDTIKTSW
- a CDS encoding electron transport complex subunit E, which encodes MANMMQEFTKGLWKELPPFRLVLGLCPTLAVTNTANNGLGMGAAVIFVLALSNVIISLVRNIIPKKVRIVCFIAIAASLVVAVEMLMQAFAYPLYEQLGIFVPLIVVNCIILGRAEAFAAKNPPLLSLADGLGMGIGFTISLTFLGAIRELFGAGCLFGVSLFGPDFHPFTFMVQAPGAFVCLGLILAGMNYLNLWQAKRKGLELDPNFDAGCAGCAACKAMDKIAAQKKLERLQPAKG